The following coding sequences are from one Polynucleobacter sp. JS-JIR-II-50 window:
- the cphA gene encoding cyanophycin synthetase, translating to MEITRIRMLRGPNLWSRHTALEAIVSCDESESSIDSIPQFETKIRERFPQLGSMRRGGHNEVLSLAHALEHAALGLQAQAGCPVTFSRTVQTVDAGVYQVVVEYTEEVVGRMAFDFGFALIQATLNDAPFDLAAALSELEALYEDVRLGPSTGSIVDAALQRNIPYRRMTEGSMVQFGWGSKQKRIQAAETSDTSAIAEAIAQDKELTKNLLAAAGVSVPIGEVVTTADDAWRAAQKIGGPIVLKPKDGNQGKGVVANIQTEEEVRAGFVVTQAFGRETIVERYLPGADYRLLVVGNRLSAAARREPAQVVGDGSHSVAELVEIENKNPLRGDGHATALTKIRFDDIAMAHLASSGLTPQYVPKTGERVLLRNNANLSTGGTATDVTDDVHPDVAASAVAAAQMIGLDIAGVDILCENIYKPLEQQGGGIVEVNAAPGLRMHLKPSYGKGRPVGEDIINMMFPLGEDGRIPVVAVTGTNGKTTTVRLISHLLNETGLRVGMTGTDGVYINHRLIDTGDCSGPKSARNVLMHPDVDAAVLETARGGMLREGLGFDRCEVAVVTNIGEGDHLGLNYITSVEDLAILKRVIVQNVAPTGAAVLNAADPMVVKMGDKCSGRVIFFAQNQHHPVIAAHRAKNKKVIYFDGTYIVASKGSRVMYRFPVSEIPLTQNGVLGFQIENAMAAIGAAWALGLDAEKIARGLHSFESDPNSVPGRFNQFQHNGATVIADYGHNPDAMRALTSAVEAMKPKKSHVVISGAGDRRDEDIRDLTRILGNVFDNVILYQDACQRGREDGEVLKLLQEGLVGATKAKQVKEIHGEFKAIDTALNDLAAGDICLILIDQVEESLAYLKQQVRP from the coding sequence TTGGAAATTACCCGTATTCGCATGTTGCGCGGCCCAAATTTATGGAGCCGCCATACCGCCTTAGAGGCGATTGTTTCTTGTGATGAGTCGGAAAGCTCAATCGACTCTATTCCTCAATTTGAAACCAAGATTCGTGAGCGCTTCCCCCAGTTGGGCAGCATGCGTCGCGGCGGGCACAATGAGGTGCTTTCTTTAGCTCACGCCCTGGAGCATGCAGCGCTTGGACTTCAAGCGCAAGCGGGTTGCCCCGTCACCTTTAGTCGCACAGTACAAACAGTCGATGCCGGCGTTTATCAAGTCGTAGTGGAATACACCGAAGAAGTCGTTGGGCGCATGGCTTTTGACTTTGGTTTTGCTTTGATTCAAGCCACCCTCAACGATGCACCGTTTGATCTCGCTGCCGCCCTCTCAGAATTAGAGGCTCTGTACGAAGATGTTCGCCTTGGACCGAGTACTGGATCGATTGTTGATGCCGCATTACAACGCAACATCCCCTATCGCCGGATGACCGAAGGCAGCATGGTGCAGTTTGGATGGGGCAGCAAACAAAAACGTATTCAAGCTGCAGAGACTAGCGACACCAGTGCGATTGCTGAAGCGATTGCTCAAGATAAAGAACTCACCAAGAACTTACTTGCCGCCGCTGGTGTATCCGTTCCCATTGGCGAAGTAGTTACCACTGCAGATGATGCTTGGCGCGCCGCTCAAAAAATTGGTGGTCCGATTGTTTTAAAGCCGAAAGATGGTAATCAAGGTAAGGGTGTTGTTGCCAACATTCAAACTGAAGAAGAGGTTCGGGCTGGTTTTGTTGTGACTCAAGCCTTTGGTCGTGAAACTATTGTGGAGCGCTATCTCCCTGGTGCAGACTATCGCTTACTCGTCGTTGGCAACCGCCTCTCGGCCGCCGCTCGGCGTGAGCCAGCACAAGTAGTTGGCGATGGAAGTCACTCCGTTGCAGAGCTAGTTGAAATCGAGAATAAAAATCCATTGCGTGGCGATGGCCATGCAACAGCTTTAACCAAGATTCGCTTTGATGACATTGCCATGGCGCATCTGGCAAGCTCTGGCCTCACTCCACAATACGTGCCCAAGACTGGCGAACGCGTTCTACTCCGCAATAACGCCAATCTCAGTACCGGCGGAACCGCTACTGATGTTACTGACGATGTTCATCCAGACGTCGCAGCAAGTGCAGTAGCTGCCGCCCAGATGATTGGACTCGATATTGCTGGCGTAGACATCCTTTGTGAAAACATCTACAAGCCATTGGAACAACAAGGTGGCGGCATCGTTGAAGTCAATGCTGCGCCCGGTTTACGTATGCATCTAAAGCCTTCATATGGCAAAGGACGCCCCGTTGGCGAAGACATCATCAATATGATGTTTCCGCTAGGTGAAGATGGCCGCATTCCTGTGGTAGCAGTTACCGGCACAAATGGTAAAACCACCACGGTTCGGCTGATTTCTCATTTATTAAATGAAACTGGCCTACGCGTTGGCATGACAGGAACTGATGGCGTTTATATCAACCATCGCCTTATCGATACTGGTGATTGCAGCGGGCCCAAGAGTGCTCGTAATGTTCTGATGCATCCAGATGTTGATGCGGCTGTGCTTGAAACCGCTCGGGGTGGAATGCTCCGCGAAGGTCTTGGTTTTGATCGCTGCGAAGTTGCGGTTGTAACCAATATTGGCGAAGGCGATCACTTAGGCCTTAATTACATTACTAGCGTTGAAGATTTAGCTATTCTCAAGCGCGTGATTGTGCAAAACGTCGCCCCAACCGGTGCCGCAGTGCTTAATGCAGCAGACCCAATGGTTGTAAAGATGGGTGACAAGTGCTCTGGTCGAGTCATTTTCTTTGCCCAAAATCAACATCACCCAGTTATTGCCGCCCATCGCGCCAAGAATAAAAAAGTTATTTATTTTGATGGCACCTACATAGTTGCCTCCAAGGGATCGCGTGTGATGTATCGCTTCCCCGTTAGCGAAATCCCGCTGACACAAAATGGCGTACTGGGCTTCCAAATTGAAAATGCAATGGCTGCTATTGGCGCCGCCTGGGCTCTTGGTCTTGATGCTGAAAAGATTGCGCGCGGTTTACATAGCTTTGAAAGCGATCCGAATTCCGTACCGGGACGCTTTAATCAATTCCAACACAATGGCGCCACCGTCATTGCTGACTATGGTCACAACCCTGATGCTATGCGCGCCCTAACTAGTGCGGTTGAGGCCATGAAACCCAAGAAGAGCCACGTGGTTATTAGCGGTGCAGGTGATCGTCGTGATGAAGATATCCGCGATCTAACCCGCATCCTGGGCAACGTATTTGACAATGTCATTCTTTATCAAGATGCTTGCCAGCGTGGTCGTGAAGATGGTGAGGTATTAAAACTCTTGCAAGAAGGCTTGGTTGGCGCAACTAAGGCTAAGCAAGTCAAAGAGATTCATGGTGAATTTAAGGCTATTGATACAGCCCTAAACGATCTTGCTGCAGGCGATATTTGCTTGATTCTGATTGATCAAGTTGAAGAGTCTCTTGCCTATCTTAAGCAACAGGTAAGGCCTTAA
- a CDS encoding class 1 fructose-bisphosphatase codes for MSSSTHINFKQYLASTKPAGDAIPAGLQDLLTAVVNTCSTLSHEVAQGALIGLLGSAGTGNVQGEVQQKLDIIANDLLIDGVKGCKSLAGLASEEMELPVPVQGTGDYLLLFDPLDGSSNIDVNVSIGTIFSVLKKQDPNAPLQTSDFLLSGRHQVAAGYVVYGPQTTMALTLGDGVVMFTLNKVTGEFLLIKDAVKISHSTKEFAINMSNMRHWADPVRRYVEECLAGVSGTRDKDFNMRWIASMVADVHRVLSRGGVFMYPWDQREPHKPGKLRLMYEANPMSFLVEQAGGASTNGTDLIMDLQPTDLHERVSVMLGSKEEIDRIQSYHS; via the coding sequence TTGTCCTCAAGTACCCATATCAATTTCAAGCAATATTTAGCCTCCACAAAGCCGGCTGGCGATGCTATTCCGGCTGGATTGCAAGATTTGCTGACCGCGGTTGTTAACACCTGCTCAACTCTCAGTCATGAAGTAGCGCAGGGCGCCTTGATTGGCTTGTTGGGTTCCGCAGGCACTGGCAACGTGCAGGGTGAAGTTCAGCAAAAACTTGACATCATTGCAAACGATTTGCTGATCGACGGCGTAAAGGGTTGTAAATCACTCGCAGGTTTAGCCTCAGAAGAAATGGAGCTTCCAGTTCCAGTTCAAGGTACAGGTGATTACCTGCTGTTATTTGACCCACTCGATGGCTCATCCAATATTGATGTGAACGTATCGATTGGAACTATTTTTTCAGTTCTCAAGAAACAAGATCCGAATGCACCTTTGCAGACCTCTGACTTTTTGTTGTCAGGGCGTCATCAAGTTGCTGCGGGTTATGTAGTGTATGGACCTCAAACCACGATGGCCTTGACCTTGGGTGATGGTGTGGTGATGTTTACCTTGAATAAGGTGACTGGTGAGTTTTTGCTCATCAAGGATGCGGTAAAGATTTCTCATTCAACCAAAGAGTTTGCAATCAATATGTCCAACATGCGCCACTGGGCTGACCCAGTTCGTCGTTATGTTGAGGAGTGTTTGGCAGGCGTCAGTGGCACGCGTGACAAGGATTTCAATATGCGTTGGATCGCTTCCATGGTGGCGGATGTGCATCGTGTTTTATCTCGTGGCGGGGTATTTATGTACCCATGGGATCAGCGTGAACCGCACAAGCCCGGTAAGTTACGCCTGATGTACGAAGCCAATCCAATGAGTTTCCTGGTAGAGCAGGCGGGCGGCGCATCTACTAATGGCACGGATCTCATTATGGATTTGCAGCCAACAGACTTGCATGAACGTGTTTCTGTGATGCTAGGCTCTAAAGAAGAGATTGATCGCATTCAGAGCTATCACTCATAA
- a CDS encoding DUF2191 domain-containing protein, producing the protein MRTTVTIDDDLYQRGLDLADPDMDKADLFREAINVFIRVQVAKRLVALGGKSPQMKTIPRRKPKDGQ; encoded by the coding sequence ATGAGAACTACTGTCACGATTGACGACGATCTATATCAAAGAGGTTTGGATCTTGCTGACCCTGATATGGATAAAGCTGATCTCTTTAGGGAGGCCATTAACGTATTCATAAGAGTTCAAGTTGCTAAGAGGTTGGTAGCATTGGGTGGTAAATCACCTCAGATGAAGACTATTCCTCGCCGCAAACCGAAGGATGGCCAGTAA
- the pepN gene encoding aminopeptidase N — translation MKTDLPQSFRRLEYLPPAYTFDHVELDIALDPARTIVKSRIEVLPGKSFKAGVPLVLVGQELEFVSLRINGEAHRHFELTPETLTIHSLPNEGKEKFVVEIICVCVPEKNTTLMGLYVSNGNFFTQCEAEGFRKITYFLDRPDVMARYRVTLRAREVECPVLLSNGNLLTTEKLPNGWHSATWEDPFPKPSYLFALVAGKLECIEETITTSSGAKKLLQIWVEPHDLKKTRHAMDSLIASIHWDEKRFGLELDLERFMIVAVSDFNMGAMENKGLNIFNTKFVLAQPETATDADFANIESVVAHEYFHNWTGNRVTCQDWFQLSLKEGLTVFRDQEFSADQMGSESGRAVKRIEDVRLLRQLQFPEDAGPMAHPIRPDEYQEINNFYTVTVYEKGSEVVRMYQTLLGKEGFRKGMDLYFKRHDGQAVTCDDFLAAMADANGKDLTQFKNWYSQAGTPRVKVQERYDAAKKQYQLTLTQSCTPSPGQPEKKPFHIPLKMRLITKANDQAEQLLELTQESQTWTFDNIQDKPVLSINRNFSAPINLDFEQSEADLLTLFSSDDDAFNRWEAGQKLAMQMILNNRLPDEKLIEAYHNILLDPNLDPAFKDLALTLPAESYLYEQCTSVDPQKIFAARRAFRREIAKQLQLEWAALYQQMQTPGPFKSDGMDAGKRALKNLALSMLLEAAPAVWAPMAANQYQIADNMTDRYAALSALVVHGAKQAKDCLIDFYNRFANDALVIDKWFGLQSSRPPADGLDSTLAEVKKLREHPAFKLNNPNRVRSVIHSFCANNPASFHQADGSGYDFWADSVLALDPINPQVAARLARALDRWRLFAQPYQDHMKAALERVSACPTLSPDVREVIGKALGN, via the coding sequence ATGAAAACTGATCTCCCCCAGAGCTTTCGTAGGCTCGAATACCTCCCGCCTGCATACACCTTCGATCATGTCGAACTCGATATCGCTCTGGATCCAGCGCGAACTATTGTGAAAAGTCGTATTGAGGTTTTGCCAGGCAAAAGTTTTAAGGCAGGTGTCCCATTGGTTTTAGTAGGGCAAGAGCTCGAGTTTGTCAGTTTGCGCATCAATGGTGAAGCGCATCGCCATTTTGAGTTAACACCAGAAACACTGACGATTCATTCACTGCCAAATGAAGGTAAAGAAAAGTTTGTCGTAGAAATTATTTGCGTTTGCGTTCCCGAGAAAAATACCACCCTGATGGGCTTGTATGTTTCCAACGGGAACTTTTTCACTCAATGTGAAGCAGAGGGTTTCAGAAAGATTACTTACTTCTTGGATCGTCCTGATGTGATGGCGCGCTATCGCGTGACATTGCGTGCGCGCGAAGTAGAGTGCCCAGTGCTGTTATCCAACGGCAACTTACTGACTACAGAAAAACTGCCTAATGGATGGCATAGCGCTACTTGGGAAGACCCATTTCCTAAGCCATCCTATTTGTTTGCCTTAGTTGCTGGTAAGTTGGAGTGCATTGAGGAGACCATCACCACTAGTAGCGGCGCGAAGAAGTTACTGCAGATTTGGGTTGAGCCGCATGACCTCAAGAAGACTCGACATGCCATGGACTCCCTAATTGCCTCTATTCATTGGGACGAAAAGCGTTTTGGGTTAGAACTGGATTTAGAGCGCTTCATGATTGTGGCGGTAAGCGATTTCAATATGGGTGCAATGGAGAACAAAGGGTTGAATATTTTCAATACTAAGTTTGTTCTTGCTCAGCCAGAAACTGCTACCGATGCTGACTTTGCCAATATTGAAAGTGTCGTTGCGCATGAATACTTCCATAATTGGACAGGTAACCGCGTTACTTGCCAGGATTGGTTTCAGCTATCCCTGAAAGAGGGCTTGACTGTATTTAGAGATCAAGAGTTCTCTGCCGATCAAATGGGTAGCGAATCTGGTAGGGCGGTAAAGCGTATTGAAGACGTCAGATTATTGCGTCAACTGCAATTTCCAGAAGATGCGGGTCCGATGGCGCATCCGATTCGTCCGGATGAGTATCAAGAAATTAATAACTTCTATACCGTCACTGTCTATGAGAAGGGTTCAGAAGTTGTGAGGATGTATCAAACCCTCTTAGGTAAAGAAGGTTTCCGTAAAGGTATGGATTTATATTTCAAGCGTCACGATGGTCAGGCGGTTACCTGCGATGATTTTTTGGCTGCGATGGCAGACGCCAATGGCAAGGACCTAACTCAGTTTAAGAATTGGTATAGCCAGGCAGGCACTCCAAGGGTTAAGGTGCAAGAGCGCTATGATGCCGCCAAAAAACAGTACCAACTGACGCTGACGCAAAGTTGCACGCCTAGTCCAGGTCAGCCGGAGAAGAAGCCCTTTCATATTCCATTGAAGATGCGCTTAATTACCAAGGCAAATGACCAAGCTGAACAGTTATTGGAATTGACGCAAGAGAGTCAAACTTGGACTTTTGACAATATTCAAGATAAACCGGTTCTCTCGATTAATCGTAACTTCTCAGCGCCAATCAATTTGGATTTTGAACAATCTGAGGCAGATCTATTAACACTTTTCTCAAGCGATGATGATGCATTTAATCGTTGGGAGGCTGGTCAGAAGTTAGCGATGCAAATGATTTTAAATAATCGTTTGCCTGATGAAAAACTGATTGAGGCGTACCACAATATCTTACTAGACCCTAATTTGGATCCAGCCTTTAAGGATCTGGCTTTAACGCTGCCTGCAGAGTCTTATTTGTATGAGCAATGTACAAGCGTTGATCCTCAGAAGATATTTGCTGCGCGACGCGCTTTCCGCAGAGAGATTGCCAAGCAGTTGCAACTTGAGTGGGCCGCCTTGTATCAGCAGATGCAAACACCTGGACCATTTAAGTCTGATGGGATGGATGCTGGTAAGCGCGCCCTGAAAAATCTAGCATTGAGTATGTTGCTGGAGGCGGCGCCAGCAGTATGGGCACCAATGGCAGCCAATCAATATCAAATTGCTGACAATATGACTGACCGTTATGCAGCCTTATCTGCATTAGTGGTGCACGGCGCAAAACAGGCTAAAGATTGCTTAATTGATTTTTACAATCGATTTGCGAATGATGCCTTGGTTATTGATAAGTGGTTTGGCTTGCAATCCAGCCGTCCCCCTGCTGACGGTCTTGACTCCACTCTCGCTGAGGTGAAGAAACTCCGTGAGCATCCTGCATTCAAGTTAAACAATCCAAACCGAGTTCGCAGCGTGATTCATTCGTTCTGCGCTAACAATCCAGCTAGCTTTCATCAGGCGGATGGCAGTGGCTATGATTTCTGGGCCGATAGCGTATTAGCTCTAGATCCTATTAATCCTCAGGTAGCAGCTCGTCTTGCAAGAGCGCTGGACCGCTGGCGTTTATTTGCCCAACCCTATCAAGATCATATGAAAGCGGCTCTAGAGCGTGTTTCTGCATGCCCAACACTCTCTCCCGATGTGAGGGAAGTGATTGGAAAGGCGCTGGGTAACTAA
- a CDS encoding TMEM165/GDT1 family protein, with protein sequence MDFSALTLSAGVVALAEMGDKTQLLSLMLAARYPKQALAIIAGIFIATIANHACAALLGHWLTTLVSPDVMRWILGLSFLGIGLWLLVPDHIDDAAGSKVTDRALQVFLLTVGLFFLAEMGDKTQIATIALGARYEDVFSVTVGTTLGMMLANAPAVWIGQKFTKRMPIKWVHAVAAVTFIAIGLATLIWA encoded by the coding sequence ATGGATTTTTCAGCCTTAACCCTCTCTGCTGGGGTAGTTGCTCTAGCGGAGATGGGGGATAAAACTCAATTGCTTTCATTAATGCTTGCGGCTCGCTATCCCAAGCAAGCATTAGCGATCATTGCAGGTATCTTTATTGCCACTATTGCTAATCATGCTTGTGCTGCTTTATTAGGTCATTGGCTTACTACTCTAGTGTCACCGGATGTGATGCGTTGGATTTTGGGTTTGAGCTTTTTAGGAATCGGTCTGTGGTTGCTGGTGCCAGATCATATTGATGATGCAGCTGGGTCTAAGGTAACTGATAGGGCTCTCCAGGTATTTTTGCTCACGGTAGGCTTATTCTTTTTGGCCGAGATGGGCGATAAGACACAAATAGCGACCATTGCCTTAGGCGCCCGTTACGAGGACGTATTCTCCGTAACAGTTGGCACCACATTGGGGATGATGCTGGCAAATGCCCCTGCCGTCTGGATTGGGCAGAAATTCACGAAACGCATGCCCATTAAGTGGGTACACGCGGTTGCAGCCGTCACCTTTATTGCAATTGGCTTGGCTACCCTGATATGGGCCTGA
- the ald gene encoding alanine dehydrogenase has translation MIIGVPQEVKNNEFRVGLTPGNVSGLCKQGHSVLIQRGAGEQIGLTDEFYRLAGASLVNSAAEVFQRAEMIVKVKEPQAQECAMLREDQILFTYLHLAPDPRQTKALLQSGATCIAYETVTAMNGALPLLAPMSEVAGRMSIQAAASHLEKTNGGLGVLMAGVPGVSPAKIVILGGGVVGRNALQMAVGMGADVCIFDRDIDRLRQIDMFYGNRVRTFYSDSLLIEQEVCEADVVIGAVLLPGAAAPKLVTRDMIKTMKPGSVVVDVAIDQGGCFETSKPTTHADPTFVVDGVIHYCVANMPGAVARTSTFALTNATYPFVEALANRGVMKALSIDHHLRNGLSVHKGMLTSKPVAMAQGLDYAMAEELLVA, from the coding sequence ATGATCATTGGTGTACCTCAAGAGGTAAAAAATAATGAGTTCCGAGTGGGATTAACCCCGGGTAATGTCAGCGGACTTTGTAAGCAGGGGCATTCCGTTCTGATTCAGCGAGGTGCTGGCGAGCAAATCGGCTTAACGGATGAGTTTTATCGGCTTGCTGGCGCCAGCCTCGTGAATAGTGCAGCAGAAGTGTTTCAAAGGGCGGAGATGATTGTGAAAGTCAAAGAGCCTCAGGCGCAAGAATGCGCCATGTTGCGCGAGGATCAAATTCTGTTTACCTATTTGCACTTAGCTCCAGATCCAAGGCAGACAAAAGCTTTGTTGCAATCAGGCGCTACCTGCATTGCCTATGAAACAGTGACGGCTATGAATGGCGCTCTCCCTCTATTGGCGCCCATGAGTGAAGTAGCGGGTCGCATGTCCATCCAGGCAGCTGCATCGCATTTAGAGAAAACCAATGGTGGCTTAGGTGTGTTGATGGCGGGTGTACCTGGTGTATCACCGGCCAAGATTGTCATTCTAGGAGGTGGTGTCGTGGGCCGTAACGCTTTGCAAATGGCGGTCGGCATGGGGGCTGATGTTTGCATCTTTGATCGTGATATTGATCGCTTGCGTCAGATCGATATGTTCTATGGCAATCGCGTCAGAACTTTTTATTCCGATAGCTTGCTAATTGAGCAAGAGGTATGTGAGGCTGATGTCGTGATTGGAGCAGTGTTGCTACCTGGTGCAGCTGCTCCCAAGTTGGTGACGCGCGACATGATTAAAACAATGAAGCCTGGTTCGGTTGTGGTGGATGTTGCGATTGATCAAGGCGGCTGCTTTGAAACCTCCAAGCCAACTACGCATGCGGACCCAACCTTCGTGGTAGATGGTGTGATTCATTATTGCGTTGCTAATATGCCCGGAGCAGTTGCGAGAACATCTACCTTTGCTTTAACCAATGCGACTTATCCGTTTGTAGAGGCTTTGGCAAACCGGGGAGTGATGAAAGCACTCTCAATTGACCATCACTTGCGCAATGGTTTGAGTGTGCATAAAGGGATGTTGACATCAAAGCCAGTTGCAATGGCTCAGGGCCTAGACTATGCAATGGCCGAGGAGCTTTTAGTAGCGTAG
- a CDS encoding amino acid permease, with product MQTEHTGLKRHLKVRHIRLMALGSTIGVGLFLGSASAIQIAGPSILLGYLLAGIVAFIVLRTLGEMAVHEPVAGSFAAYANTYVGPLAGYMVGWGYWTYWIVVGIAEVTAVGIYMGIWFPETPQWIWALSSIVMMGLINLIAVKVFGEFEFWFALIKVVAIVAMIALGGSVILFGFTNNWQPIGLSNLWQHGGFFPNGISGMLLSLQMVLFAYVGIEMIGLSAGEAENPQKTIPMAIDSLAWRILIFYMGAILVILAIFPWNQVGQQGSPFVVMFERLGLREAAGLINFVVITAALSSCNAGIFSGGRLLYSLSSNGYAPRSFSKLSRYGVPHRAVMTTVGVCMLGVVLNYFVPEKAFQYMMAAVTFIGLMVWIAILITQIKFRRSLSKSQVAELGYRAPWWPYSSWFALAFIGLVVVLMGFHEDARIALIVGPCLLGAYLAMFYVVGLHRKTANQRDFK from the coding sequence TTGCAGACTGAACACACTGGCTTAAAGCGCCATCTCAAAGTACGACACATTCGTTTGATGGCTTTGGGCTCAACGATTGGCGTGGGATTATTTCTGGGGTCAGCAAGTGCAATTCAAATAGCGGGTCCATCAATTCTTCTGGGTTATTTACTGGCAGGTATCGTTGCCTTTATTGTCTTGCGCACGCTTGGTGAGATGGCGGTGCATGAGCCTGTAGCAGGTTCTTTTGCCGCTTATGCTAATACCTATGTGGGCCCACTAGCGGGGTATATGGTGGGGTGGGGGTACTGGACTTATTGGATCGTAGTTGGAATTGCTGAAGTCACAGCAGTTGGCATCTATATGGGTATTTGGTTTCCAGAGACGCCTCAGTGGATTTGGGCACTTTCTTCTATTGTGATGATGGGCTTAATCAACCTGATTGCAGTAAAGGTATTTGGAGAATTTGAGTTTTGGTTTGCCCTGATTAAAGTGGTGGCGATTGTCGCGATGATTGCGCTTGGAGGTTCAGTCATCTTGTTTGGCTTTACCAATAATTGGCAGCCCATTGGTCTGAGTAATTTATGGCAACACGGCGGCTTCTTTCCAAATGGCATCAGCGGAATGTTGCTGTCATTACAAATGGTCTTGTTTGCTTACGTTGGTATAGAAATGATTGGTCTTTCTGCGGGCGAGGCTGAGAACCCACAAAAAACCATTCCCATGGCCATAGATTCTTTGGCTTGGCGCATTCTCATTTTCTACATGGGTGCCATCCTGGTTATTTTGGCAATCTTTCCTTGGAATCAAGTTGGGCAGCAGGGCAGTCCATTCGTAGTGATGTTTGAGAGGCTGGGTTTGCGAGAGGCGGCGGGCTTAATTAACTTTGTCGTGATCACTGCAGCACTCTCTTCTTGTAATGCCGGTATCTTTAGTGGTGGACGCTTGTTGTACTCCTTATCGTCTAACGGCTATGCTCCTAGATCTTTTTCAAAGCTCTCACGGTATGGCGTTCCCCATCGAGCGGTGATGACTACAGTCGGAGTCTGTATGTTGGGTGTAGTGCTGAACTACTTTGTACCTGAAAAAGCCTTCCAATACATGATGGCTGCAGTGACCTTTATCGGTCTAATGGTTTGGATCGCGATCTTGATTACACAGATCAAATTCCGTCGCTCGCTATCCAAATCCCAGGTGGCGGAGTTGGGGTATCGCGCTCCTTGGTGGCCGTATTCCTCATGGTTTGCTCTGGCATTCATCGGATTAGTGGTGGTGTTGATGGGCTTTCATGAGGATGCACGGATCGCACTCATAGTGGGGCCGTGTTTATTGGGCGCGTATCTCGCAATGTTTTATGTCGTGGGCTTACATCGCAAAACAGCAAACCAGCGTGACTTTAAATAA
- a CDS encoding ThiF family adenylyltransferase — protein MAEDKVEGSLENRRFGGVSRLYGPELRERFLNATVVVAGLGGVGSWAAEALARTGIGHLVIIDFDHISESNTNRQLHALEGQFGKAKVEVMKERILLINPEINLTACDEFLEPENLDRLIPANALVLDATDSVQTKIALSVWAVKNNRALVMCGAAGGKSDPTSVRCEDLSRTEQDALLAKVRQGLRQDHGFSRNLKKKIGIRAIYSHEPRAGASSGGLACSGYGSTVMVTAACGLAAAAEILNLISAQ, from the coding sequence ATGGCAGAAGACAAGGTAGAAGGCAGCTTAGAAAATCGTCGTTTTGGCGGGGTCTCACGACTCTATGGGCCAGAACTGCGCGAGCGCTTTCTGAATGCAACGGTTGTTGTGGCTGGTCTAGGAGGTGTTGGATCCTGGGCGGCAGAAGCTTTAGCTCGCACGGGTATCGGACACCTTGTCATCATTGATTTTGATCATATCTCCGAAAGCAATACTAATCGACAGCTGCACGCTCTAGAAGGGCAGTTTGGTAAAGCAAAAGTCGAGGTGATGAAGGAGCGTATTCTGCTAATTAATCCAGAGATCAACTTGACTGCTTGTGATGAATTCTTGGAGCCAGAAAACTTAGATCGACTTATTCCAGCAAATGCATTGGTATTAGACGCGACCGATTCAGTACAAACCAAAATTGCTTTATCAGTGTGGGCCGTGAAAAATAATCGCGCTTTAGTCATGTGTGGCGCAGCTGGTGGCAAGTCAGATCCCACATCGGTGCGTTGCGAAGATCTCTCTCGTACCGAGCAAGATGCCTTGTTAGCCAAGGTTCGTCAAGGGTTACGACAAGATCACGGCTTCTCCAGAAATCTGAAGAAAAAAATTGGCATTCGTGCGATCTACTCGCATGAACCACGAGCGGGAGCTTCCAGCGGAGGTCTGGCCTGTTCGGGCTATGGCTCCACCGTGATGGTAACGGCTGCTTGCGGGCTCGCAGCTGCCGCAGAAATTCTGAATCTCATCTCTGCACAATAA
- the pdxH gene encoding pyridoxamine 5'-phosphate oxidase, with protein MDSIAQLRKNYTFGQLSETEVPQDPLQLFKLWFDQAVKAECPEPNSMTLATANQAGNPSARIVLLKGADQNGFTFFTNYESQKGKDLAIRPQAALLFHWHELERQVRIQGVVERVSAAESDEYFHSRPAASRIGAWASPQSAAIPNREFLEEAEKRFKTEFGDTPPRPGHWGGYRLRPTEIEFWQGRPSRLHDRMHYKLEGADWRVNRLAP; from the coding sequence ATGGACTCCATTGCACAACTTCGCAAAAACTATACCTTTGGCCAGCTCTCAGAGACCGAGGTTCCCCAAGACCCGCTCCAGCTTTTCAAGCTTTGGTTTGATCAAGCTGTGAAAGCAGAGTGTCCTGAACCCAACTCGATGACCTTGGCAACGGCTAACCAAGCAGGCAATCCATCAGCCCGTATTGTCTTACTAAAAGGCGCAGACCAAAATGGCTTTACCTTTTTTACTAACTACGAGAGTCAAAAAGGCAAAGACTTGGCTATCCGCCCTCAAGCAGCCCTCCTCTTCCATTGGCATGAATTAGAGCGCCAGGTACGTATTCAGGGTGTTGTTGAGCGGGTTAGTGCAGCCGAAAGTGATGAGTACTTCCATTCCCGCCCAGCCGCCTCCAGAATTGGTGCCTGGGCCTCGCCTCAGAGCGCTGCCATTCCAAACCGGGAGTTCTTAGAGGAAGCGGAAAAACGTTTTAAGACAGAGTTTGGTGACACCCCTCCACGTCCAGGGCATTGGGGTGGTTACCGCCTACGTCCTACTGAAATTGAATTCTGGCAAGGGCGCCCATCTAGATTGCATGACCGTATGCACTACAAACTAGAAGGCGCAGACTGGCGAGTGAATCGCCTAGCACCCTAG